A part of Propioniciclava coleopterorum genomic DNA contains:
- a CDS encoding aspartate/glutamate racemase family protein, with translation MQTIGIIGGMSWYSTINYYRIINAKVQEALGGHHSAKIMIDSLDFDEVRAMQVAEDWDAAGELLAEAGRCLQRAGADTVLIGTNLMHKVAPAVEAAMGVPLLHIADAVGAAATRQGFERLAILGTKWVMAEDFYAERLARHGITAIAPAPDRHEVIDGIIFDELTQGIVTDASRAVFVAEIQALKDAGAQAVVLACTEIELLISQADSPLPVIDSMATHAEAAAEACLAPISV, from the coding sequence ATGCAGACCATCGGGATCATCGGCGGGATGAGCTGGTACTCGACCATCAACTACTACCGGATCATCAACGCCAAGGTGCAGGAGGCGCTCGGCGGCCACCACAGCGCCAAGATCATGATCGACTCGCTCGACTTCGACGAGGTGCGCGCCATGCAGGTCGCCGAGGACTGGGACGCCGCGGGCGAACTGCTCGCCGAGGCGGGCCGCTGCCTGCAGCGCGCCGGCGCCGACACCGTGCTCATCGGCACCAACCTCATGCACAAGGTCGCCCCGGCCGTCGAGGCCGCCATGGGCGTCCCGCTGCTGCACATCGCGGACGCCGTGGGCGCCGCCGCGACCCGCCAGGGCTTCGAGCGGCTCGCCATCCTGGGCACCAAGTGGGTCATGGCCGAGGACTTCTACGCCGAGCGCCTCGCGCGGCACGGCATCACCGCCATCGCGCCCGCCCCGGACCGCCACGAGGTGATCGACGGCATCATCTTCGACGAGCTGACCCAGGGCATCGTCACCGACGCCAGCCGCGCGGTGTTCGTCGCCGAGATCCAGGCCCTGAAGGACGCCGGCGCGCAGGCCGTGGTGCTGGCCTGCACCGAGATCGAACTCCTCATCTCCCAGGCCGATTCGCCGCTGCCGGTCATCGACTCGATGGCCACGCACGCCGAGGCCGCGGCGGAGGCATGCCTCGCCCCGATTTCCGTCTGA